A window of Lacibacter sediminis contains these coding sequences:
- a CDS encoding FAD-dependent oxidoreductase, which yields MKYIIVGAVAGGASTAARLRRLDEHAEIIIFEKGEYISFANCGLPYYIGEVIKDRNKLFVQTAAAFNQRFNIDVRVQTEVTAINPSAKTITAIKQATGEVYEETYDKLILSPGAEPVRPPLPGINSEGIFTLRNVRDTDYIKSYVQQKHVTKAVIIGAGFIGLEMAENFHDLGLDVTVIEMIDQVMAPVDYPVASFVQQHIRSKKVHLRLNTAVTGFTKTGDKIEVALNNGEVLLADVVLLSIGVRPDTRLAAMAGLKLGQAKGIWVNEFLQTSDPDIYAVGDAIEFENPVTHQSMITYLAGPANKQGRICADNVVLGNTRSYKGSINTAIVKVFDMTVGTTGTASKHLTAAGIEHIVSTTHNGSHAGYYPGAKQMTIQIAFTPKDGRLLSAQIAGYDGVDKRLDVFASYIKQGKSVYDLIEFEHAYAPPYSSAKDPVNMAGFVAENILLDRLRVFYWNEIEQLKPGDLLIDVRRLDEYEAGNIPGAINIPVDDLRNRLHEIPKEKRIYIYCEAGLRGYLAQRILRQNGFNKVANLSGGYILWKACTTEANKLITVTGDFLVHQ from the coding sequence TCGGTGAAGTGATCAAAGACAGAAACAAGCTATTTGTACAAACCGCTGCAGCTTTTAATCAACGATTTAATATTGATGTACGTGTGCAAACCGAAGTAACCGCCATCAATCCATCAGCAAAAACCATCACTGCTATTAAACAAGCCACAGGTGAAGTGTATGAAGAAACCTATGACAAACTTATTCTTTCACCGGGGGCAGAGCCCGTTCGTCCACCATTACCTGGTATTAACAGCGAAGGCATCTTCACCTTACGAAACGTGAGAGATACTGACTATATCAAAAGTTACGTGCAGCAAAAACATGTAACGAAAGCAGTGATCATTGGTGCCGGCTTTATCGGATTGGAAATGGCAGAAAACTTTCATGATCTTGGTTTAGATGTAACAGTTATTGAAATGATCGACCAGGTAATGGCACCGGTTGACTATCCTGTTGCCTCATTTGTGCAGCAACATATCCGCTCAAAAAAAGTACATCTTCGTTTGAACACAGCCGTTACAGGCTTTACAAAAACCGGTGATAAAATTGAAGTGGCGTTGAACAATGGCGAAGTATTATTGGCAGATGTCGTGTTACTATCTATTGGTGTTCGACCTGATACCAGGCTTGCTGCAATGGCAGGTTTAAAACTCGGGCAGGCAAAAGGTATTTGGGTAAATGAGTTTTTACAAACATCTGACCCTGATATTTATGCGGTTGGTGATGCAATTGAATTTGAAAATCCTGTAACACATCAATCAATGATCACTTACCTCGCAGGACCAGCCAATAAACAAGGGCGCATCTGTGCAGATAATGTAGTGCTTGGAAATACACGTTCTTACAAAGGTTCCATCAACACCGCAATTGTAAAAGTATTTGACATGACGGTTGGCACAACCGGCACTGCATCGAAACATTTAACTGCTGCAGGTATTGAGCATATCGTTTCAACTACACACAACGGATCGCATGCAGGTTATTATCCCGGCGCAAAACAAATGACAATACAAATTGCTTTTACACCTAAAGACGGACGTTTGCTAAGTGCACAAATTGCAGGCTATGATGGTGTTGATAAACGTCTTGATGTATTTGCATCTTATATCAAACAAGGCAAGAGCGTTTACGATCTGATTGAGTTTGAACATGCGTATGCACCACCATATTCGTCAGCAAAAGATCCCGTGAACATGGCTGGTTTTGTTGCAGAGAATATTCTTCTGGATCGGTTGCGTGTATTTTACTGGAATGAAATTGAACAACTGAAACCCGGTGACCTGTTGATTGATGTACGAAGATTGGATGAATATGAAGCAGGTAATATTCCTGGCGCCATCAACATACCTGTTGATGACTTAAGAAACAGACTTCATGAAATTCCAAAAGAAAAAAGGATCTATATCTATTGCGAAGCCGGTTTGCGTGGCTACCTGGCCCAGCGCATCTTGCGACAAAATGGGTTCAACAAAGTTGCGAATCTTTCCGGTGGCTATATTTTGTGGAAGGCTTGTACAACTGAAGCCAATAAGCTGATAACTGTTACCGGGGATTTTCTTGTTCATCAGTAA
- a CDS encoding COX15/CtaA family protein — protein sequence MTQTSTSQKAVANWLLFGVFMLIIQILLGGITRLTGSGLSITEWEVVTGTLPPLNETKWLEEFTKYKGTPQYQLLNTDFTLSDFKFIFFWEWFHRLWARVMGMVFAVGFIYFLVRRYFKQEMIKPLLILFLLGGLQGAVGWIMVASGLVGDAVYVKPTRLALHFILAMGLLCYTFWFALQLRVKKEQITHNRPIHNFTMWLLVLLVVQLMFGALMAGHKAATAAPSWPMINTEWIPAALFKDSPWLINFIENKITIHFVHRGLAYLLTALIIVWYYKAAKVKGSDLFQVTRFLPLFLVVLQVILGIASVLTSPQIIPNRWGLFEWMAQLHQLVGMFLLLSFIWILYLVRRKQTA from the coding sequence ATGACGCAAACATCCACTTCGCAAAAAGCCGTTGCCAATTGGTTACTCTTCGGCGTGTTCATGTTGATTATTCAAATATTATTAGGCGGCATCACCCGTTTAACGGGAAGCGGTTTAAGTATAACGGAGTGGGAAGTTGTAACAGGCACATTGCCGCCGCTGAACGAAACAAAGTGGCTGGAAGAATTTACAAAGTATAAAGGAACACCGCAATACCAATTACTCAATACTGATTTTACACTCAGCGATTTTAAATTCATTTTCTTTTGGGAATGGTTTCATCGTTTATGGGCAAGGGTAATGGGAATGGTGTTTGCCGTTGGCTTTATCTACTTTTTAGTGCGCCGGTATTTTAAACAGGAGATGATCAAGCCGTTACTCATTCTTTTTTTGTTGGGTGGGTTGCAAGGTGCCGTAGGTTGGATCATGGTAGCAAGCGGCTTAGTGGGCGATGCAGTATATGTTAAACCAACAAGACTGGCACTGCATTTTATTTTAGCAATGGGTTTGCTCTGTTATACGTTTTGGTTTGCATTACAGTTACGTGTAAAAAAAGAACAGATCACACACAACAGACCTATTCACAATTTTACAATGTGGTTATTGGTTTTGCTGGTTGTACAATTAATGTTTGGTGCATTAATGGCCGGGCATAAAGCAGCCACTGCTGCACCATCGTGGCCCATGATCAATACCGAATGGATACCTGCTGCGTTATTTAAAGATTCGCCATGGCTCATCAACTTTATTGAAAATAAGATCACCATTCATTTTGTACATCGTGGATTAGCCTACCTGCTCACTGCACTCATCATTGTTTGGTATTACAAAGCAGCCAAAGTAAAAGGCTCCGATCTGTTTCAGGTCACTCGTTTTCTTCCTTTGTTCCTTGTAGTTCTGCAGGTAATATTGGGCATTGCATCGGTGCTTACGTCGCCACAAATTATTCCGAACCGCTGGGGCTTGTTTGAGTGGATGGCGCAACTGCACCAACTGGTGGGTATGTTTCTTTTATTGAGTTTTATTTGGATCCTATATCTCGTTCGTAGAAAACAAACAGCATAA